The following DNA comes from Frankia casuarinae.
GTGACCACGCCCCGACACACCCGAGCAGGAACGCGTTGCGGAACTGGTCCTCGCAGGCGAGGACGTCGGCGATGTCACCGAACGGCCCGTAGTACGGCATGATCCCGTTCGCCGCGCAGGCGTCTACCATCCGGGCGAGCGTGTAGTGCCAGGGATCCTGCTGGAACGTGGCTCGGACAGCCGCCGGGTCGTCCGGCCGCGGATCCTGGCGTACCAGGTAGCCGGGGTGCCCACCGCCGACACGGGTTGTCTTCATCCGCCGGTCCGCCGCCAGGTCCGCCGGGCCGAGGGACAGACCCTGCATGCGGGGACTTGCCGCGCAGATCTCCTCGACGTTCGCGACCCCTCGCGCGGTCTCCAGAATCGCGTGGACAAGCACCGGCCGGGACAGGCCGGCCTTCGCCTCCAACTGGGCGAGGAGGCGGTCCACATAGTGGATGTCCTCCGCCCCCTGGACCTTGGGCACCATCACCACGTCGAGATTCTCGCCGATGGCGGGCACGAGCGTGAGCAGGTCGTCGAGCCCCCAGGGTGAGTCGAGGCTGTTCAGGCGGATCCAGAACTGCGTCTCACCGAAGTCCGCGCCGTCGACGATCTTTATCAGGTTCTCCCTGGCAACGATCTTGTTGTCCGCTCGGACCCCGTCCTCGAGGTTCCCGAGCAGCACGTCGACCCGGGGGATGATCTGCGGCAGCTTCGCCGCCATCTTCTCGTTGCTCGGGTCGAAGAAGTGAATCATCCGGGACGGCCGCCACGGGATCTCGCGAGGCGGGGGTGGCGCCCCCACGGCGAGGGGAGCGAAGAAATCCTTGGCGCTGCGCATGTGAAATCTCCCGGGAAGGAACCCTGGCCGGTGCCGGGTGACCGGCTCCCGGCGACCAGCGCGACACTCAGCGTCGACGACGCCCGACTCCGCCGGACTGTATCAGTTTGATGTCCGACACGCTCCCCTGATCATCTCCCGCCCGATCGCGACCGTCGAGGTCATGGTCCAGTCGGCAGGCATTCTCTGCGATCCGGGCGCTCTATTTCTGTTCCATGAGTTCCGCATAAACCACTGCGACAGGAGAATTCCCCGTCGCCATTCCGTCCAGGTCCGCAGTCTGGCTTTCTCCGTGCGGACGTCTTACCCACACCGTCGGCGTTCGGTGCCTGTTCACGAGCAGCCCCCTCAACCAGCCTCCCCTCAACCAGCCCGATCGGAGACATCGTCTGCGCCCGATACGAAGGGGCATGATGACCTCTGCCATCCCCGGTCCGGCCCGGGCGTCGGCGTTCGCGCTGTTCTCGTCGTCCGCGGGTGCCGGGCTGGCCGGCGGCCCGTCCTCGCCGGTGTCCTGCTCGACCACTTCTGGTGGGACTCGATATTCCTGGTGAACGTGCTGCTCGGCCTGCTCGGAGTCGCGGGCGGCCACGTAAACCGGCGCCGATGGCTATGATCGCCAGAAAGTCCAGGATGCGGGAAGCACAGTCCACAGGCTGGAACGCCGCTGTACGGCCGTCCCGGCGGTTGGCGGCGAGTGGTCGTGTACGTCGGGGAGAACCCGGAGAAGGAGTTCGAGGAGCCGCCATGACCAACGCCGCTCCACCCGCCGCTGCGGTGCCCGGTCTCGCCGCCCGAGCCGGCGCCGTGCGCACCTCGCCAGTGCGGGAGATCCTCGCGCTGACCGCCCACCCGGAGGTGATCTCCTTCGCCGGCGGTCTACCCGCTCCCGAGCTCTTCGACGCCGACGGAATCCGGCGCGCCTACGACCGGGTGCTCACCGAGGAGCCGCGGCGCGTGCTGCAGTACTCCGCCACGGAGGGCGACCCGGACCTGCGCCAGACGGTCGCGGAACGCCTGGCGCGCCGCGGCCTGCCCACCCGAGCGGACGACCTGCTGATCACGACGGGCTCGCAGCAGGCCCTGACGCTGCTGTCGGCGACGCTCGTGGAGCCGGGTGACGCGGTCCTCGTGGAGGATCCGACCTATCTGGCTGCCCTGCAGTGCCTCGGCCTCGCGGGTGCCCGGGTGGTGCCCGTCCCCACCGACGAGCACGGGATCCTCCCCGACCGGTTGGCGGAGACGGTGGCCCGCGAGCGTCCCAGACTGCTCTACCTGGTGCCGACCTTCCAGAACCCCACCGGTCGGACGCTGTCCGCGGCGCGCCGCGCGGCCGTCGCCCGGGTGGCCGCGGAGCAGGGCCTGTGGATCGTCGAGGACGACCCCTACGGTGAGCTGCGCTTCCAGGGCACGCGGGAGCCGTGGATCGCGTCGTTCGCCGACGCCGCCGACCGCACCGTCCTGCTCGGCAGCTTCTCCAAGATCATAGCCCCAGGGATGCGACTGGGCTGGCTGCGGGCCCCGGCCATGCTGCGGCGGGCCTGCGTGATCGCCAAGCAGGCCGCGGACCTGCACACCTCCACGGTCGATCAGGCCGCCGCCGCCCGGTATCTGGCCGACGCCGACCCCGACCTGCACATTGCTCGGATGTGCGCCGCCTACCGCGAACGCCGCGACGCGCTCCTCGACGGGCTCGCCTGGGCGCTGCCGCCCGGGAGCAGCTGGAACCGGCCCGAGGGCGGCATGTTCGTCTGGGCCCGCCTCCCCGATGGTCACGACGCCACCGCCCTGCTGCCCGGCGTGGTGGAGCACGACGTGGCCTACGTTCCCGGTGCTCCTTTTTTCGCGGGGCCGCCGGACCCCGCGACGCTGCGCCTGTCCTTCACCACGCACCCGCCGGTGGAGATCACGAAGGGGTTGACGCGGCTGGCACGGGCGTTCGGAGTATGACCGTCATCCCTGACCGGGTGCCGGTGCCGGCCCGACACGAGTCGGCGGAGATCGACGAAACGGCGGGGACCGACGAAACGATAGAGACCGCCGCAAAGGCGCTTAGGCGAACACGTCCTGTAGCCAGTCGGTCCAGGCCTGGGTGGTCTTCGCCTGGTCGGCGCCGGGGGCGAACAGGTGCAGGGCGATGCCGATCGGGGCGCCGAAGGCGTTGCGGCCGAAGAAGCGGTACAGCCCGTCGCCGGTCCGCAGGCCGAGGAAGTGGGGATGCAGGTAGTCGACCACGGCGTCCAGCGGGTCGATGCCCGGGAGGGTGACGCGCACCGCGTCGCCCTGGCCGACCTCGTCGGCGACGCCGAGCTCGCGGCGCAGCCGGACGAACGCGTCCGGCGCGGTCGAGGACGCCGGCGCGTCGGCCGCGACGTAGGTCACCGGCCGGCGACTGAAGTACCGCAGGTACTGGCCGAGCGTGTGCAGGTAGAAGTCGGTGTGCTGGCTGGCGCCGTCGTACTGGTTCTCCCAGTCGTCGACGAAGATCCCGCTGTGGACGTAGCGGAAGGAGGTCGTGCCGCCGTCCCGGCCCTCGATCACATGTTCCAGCTGGTTGAACCAGCCATCCGCACCCTCCACCCGGGTGACGAGGTGGTGCGGCGGATCCCAGACGGTGACCGTGCCCCCGAAGGGCGCGGCGCCACCCTGGCGGGGCTCGAACTCCATCGGCCACAGCCATCCGCCGTTACCGGTGGTCACGGCGTCCCAGTACTCCTCCGGGGAGGTGGGCAGCACGCCCTCGCGGCGGATCTCGAACCCACGGGACATCTCTAGTTCTCCTTGGTTGCGGTGGGGCCATCGGTTCCGGTGGGACCGGCTGCGCTGGTAAGGCCGGCTGCGCTGGTGGGACCGTCGATGCCAGTGGGACCGGCGGTGCCGAGGCCGAGGATGCCCTCTCCCGCCTCGGATCCCGCATTGGACCCGACAGCCACCCGCTCGGGCCGCGTGACGCTCGGGTGCAGGGCGACGACGAAACGGTGGGAGCGCCCGCCCGCAGCGGTGGTGTCGTGGTACCTGCCGACGAGGGCGGCAACCGTCTCCCCGAGCTCCGCGGCGAACGCGGCGCGGTCCGCGGCGGAGGCGAACCGGATCTCGCTGTCGATCGCGAACGTCGCCAGCCGCTGCCGGGCGGCGGTGGCACCGGTGAGGAGGTCGCCGATCTCCCGCACCAGCCGGGCACCGAGCGCGAGCAGCCATCGGGCAGAGCGCTGATCCGGCGACCGGCCGGGATCCGGGGCGACCGCCGGCAACGCGGTCGGCGAGATCACATAGGAGGCCGCCGTCGCCCGTAATACGCGCTCGGTGCAGTTGCCCCTTCTGCGTTCCTCGACGAGTTCGACCAGCCCGTGACGCTCCAGGGCCCGCAGGTGGTAATTGACCCGCTGACGTGACAGCCCCACGGGAGTGGCCAGGGTGCTGGCCGAACCCGGCTCCGCGAGCGCGGCCAGCAACCTCGCCCGGACCGGGTCGAGCGCGGCCCCCGCGGCGGCCGGGTCATCGATCACTGCGACCTCCAACATGCGCCTCATCGTCCTGCCGAAAATTTTCCTTGTCAAGGAGGACAATCATGTCGGAGCAGATCCGGAGCAGATCCGGAGCAGATCCGGAGCAGGCCCGAAGCAGGCCCGAAGCAGGTACGGAACGACCGTCGCGCCCCTCCGCGAGTCATCGCCCGAATGGCGGGGCGTAGGTTCGTCCTGAAATGCCACCCGGGCTCGCGGAGGTCGGGACAGCCCCGTCTCGGGCCTGAAGCCCGTCCGTGCGGGCCAGGACCAGTCCAGCCCGCGGTCACGAGAGACAGGACGCAAGAACCGATGTCGACCTTCGGGCCGGACTCCTCCGTACCATCCACGCCACCATCCACGCCCCACCCGACCGGACTACCGGACGGGCGCGACGGCCGCCCGTCG
Coding sequences within:
- a CDS encoding SRPBCC family protein; translated protein: MSRGFEIRREGVLPTSPEEYWDAVTTGNGGWLWPMEFEPRQGGAAPFGGTVTVWDPPHHLVTRVEGADGWFNQLEHVIEGRDGGTTSFRYVHSGIFVDDWENQYDGASQHTDFYLHTLGQYLRYFSRRPVTYVAADAPASSTAPDAFVRLRRELGVADEVGQGDAVRVTLPGIDPLDAVVDYLHPHFLGLRTGDGLYRFFGRNAFGAPIGIALHLFAPGADQAKTTQAWTDWLQDVFA
- a CDS encoding HpcH/HpaI aldolase/citrate lyase family protein; translation: MRSAKDFFAPLAVGAPPPPREIPWRPSRMIHFFDPSNEKMAAKLPQIIPRVDVLLGNLEDGVRADNKIVARENLIKIVDGADFGETQFWIRLNSLDSPWGLDDLLTLVPAIGENLDVVMVPKVQGAEDIHYVDRLLAQLEAKAGLSRPVLVHAILETARGVANVEEICAASPRMQGLSLGPADLAADRRMKTTRVGGGHPGYLVRQDPRPDDPAAVRATFQQDPWHYTLARMVDACAANGIMPYYGPFGDIADVLACEDQFRNAFLLGCVGAWSLHPVQIDIAKKVFSPEPADVEWAKRVVAAMGDGTGAVMVDGTMQDDASVKQCRVILTLATRLAARDAQLAAAYGLPAPEAR
- a CDS encoding ArsR/SmtB family transcription factor; amino-acid sequence: MLEVAVIDDPAAAGAALDPVRARLLAALAEPGSASTLATPVGLSRQRVNYHLRALERHGLVELVEERRRGNCTERVLRATAASYVISPTALPAVAPDPGRSPDQRSARWLLALGARLVREIGDLLTGATAARQRLATFAIDSEIRFASAADRAAFAAELGETVAALVGRYHDTTAAGGRSHRFVVALHPSVTRPERVAVGSNAGSEAGEGILGLGTAGPTGIDGPTSAAGLTSAAGPTGTDGPTATKEN
- a CDS encoding PLP-dependent aminotransferase family protein produces the protein MTNAAPPAAAVPGLAARAGAVRTSPVREILALTAHPEVISFAGGLPAPELFDADGIRRAYDRVLTEEPRRVLQYSATEGDPDLRQTVAERLARRGLPTRADDLLITTGSQQALTLLSATLVEPGDAVLVEDPTYLAALQCLGLAGARVVPVPTDEHGILPDRLAETVARERPRLLYLVPTFQNPTGRTLSAARRAAVARVAAEQGLWIVEDDPYGELRFQGTREPWIASFADAADRTVLLGSFSKIIAPGMRLGWLRAPAMLRRACVIAKQAADLHTSTVDQAAAARYLADADPDLHIARMCAAYRERRDALLDGLAWALPPGSSWNRPEGGMFVWARLPDGHDATALLPGVVEHDVAYVPGAPFFAGPPDPATLRLSFTTHPPVEITKGLTRLARAFGV